Proteins from a single region of Punica granatum isolate Tunisia-2019 chromosome 8, ASM765513v2, whole genome shotgun sequence:
- the LOC116187359 gene encoding abscisic acid receptor PYL2 — protein MPPPQGLTPEEFAELEPLILSHHTFDPCPNTCTSLITQRINAPAQVVWPFVRSFDNPQRYKHFIKSCEMRGDGGVGSIRDVTVVSGLPASTSTERLEILDDERHILSFRVVGGEHRLNNYWSVTSVNEFASLEEGNNNVYTIVLESYIVDIPEGNTGEDTKMFVDTVVKLNLQKLALVAIASMNGHDHH, from the exons ATGCCCCCACCACAAGGTCTAACCCCAGAAGAGTTCGCTGAGCTCGAGCCTCTCATCCTGTCGCACCACACGTTCGACCCTTGCCCAAACACCTGTACTTCCCTCATAACCCAGAGGATCAATGCCCCTGCTCAAGTCGTATGGCCTTTTGTCCGTAGCTTCGATAACCCTCAAAG GTACAAGCACTTTATCAAGAGCTGTGAGATGAGGGGCGATGGAGGGGTAGGGAGCATAAGGGACGTTACTGTGGTCTCAGGTCTCCCGGCCTCAACAAGCACCGAGAGGCTAGAGATCCTCGACGATGAGAGGCACATATTGAGCTTTAGGGTCGTCGGAGGCGAGCACAGGCTCAACAACTACTGGTCCGTGACATCTGTAAATGAGTTTGCAAGCCTCGAGGAAGGGAACAACAACGTTTACACCATCGTTTTGGAGTCTTACATTGTGGACATACCGGAGGGGAACACAGGGGAGGATACTAAGATGTTCGTTGACACCGTCGTGAAGTTGAACCTCCAAAAGCTTGCACTCGTGGCCATAGCCTCTATGAATGGACATGATCATCATTAA
- the LOC116188403 gene encoding homeobox protein ATH1 has translation MTERSMFHDAESMFGRNCAIPYEISTKSASNSLVQTDAFTNMAGFPVTPTLQGQPISDLQGQFHVNPDLSISSLGRNFIGNSSHRSSVQEFPADMPIPASALATFLNARHENSSLNLIEASSSSFGTCGYEDIAGPSKWDFYKNNVPAPELGTRACTFPGNLDPNGWWVSSEGMNIRPGNPYFSPNPTRELSLSLGTSQPSAISSANVMDQQSEISNNEMVDQTSCDSQDISLQFRPYRPMQFWELISGSKYLGAIQEILAQVASYALENLDSVSYLSGGLGAGISNTVSSSCQDVFMVEPVGKVREIEGRKTQLLNLLQAVDDRYNQCLDEIHTVISAFHAATELDPKMHTRFALQTISILYKNLRERISSHILSMGERECLDYLGGSSSERERSLEASLVQRQWALQQLKRKDHQLWRPQRGLPEKSVSVLRAWMFQNFLHPYPKDAEKHLLALKSGLTRSQVSNWFINARVRLWKPMIEEMYAELNRRKAHRGDEEERAEIFNRSCSSISSRRFRIN, from the exons ATGACCGAGCGAAGTATGTTTCATGATGCTGAAAGTATGTTTGGCCGAAACTGTGCTATCCCATATGAAATTTCAACCAAATCGGCCTCAAACTCTCTTGTCCAGACGGATGCATTCACTAACATGGCTGGTTTTCCAGTAACTCCAACCCTGCAAGGACAGCCTATCAGTGACCTCCAAGGCCAGTTCCATGTTAATCCTGATCTTTCGATCTCGTCTCTCGGAAGAAATTTCATTGGAAACTCCTCTCACAGATCTTCAGTCCAAGAGTTTCCTGCGGATATGCCAATCCCAGCTTCTGCTTTGGCGACCTTTTTAAATGCGAGACATGAAAACTCGTCATTGAATCTCATTGAAGCTTCTAGTTCTTCATTCGGGACTTGTGGATATGAAGATATAGCCGGACCGAGTAAGTGGGATTTCTACAAAAATAATGTCCCTGCTCCTGAGCTCGGGACCAGAGCCTGCACTTTCCCAGGAAATTTGGATCCAAATGGGTGGTGGGTATCATCAGAAGGCATGAATATTAGACCAGGTAACCCCTATTTTTCACCAAATCCTACCAGGGAGCTGTCTTTGAGCCTTGGGACATCCCAACCTTCGGCAATTAGTTCAGCGAATGTCATGGACCAGCAATCAGAGATAAGTAACAATGAGATGGTAGATCAAACTTCGTGCGACAGTCAGGACATCTCTCTGCAGTTCAGGCCTTACAGGCCCATGCAGTTCTGGGAGTTGATCTCGGGGTCAAAATACCTTGGTGCCATTCAAGAAATTCTCGCTCAAGTTGCAAGCTACGCACTTGAAAATCTCGACTCAGTGAGCTATTTATCTGGCGGGTTGGGTGCCGGGATCAGTAACACGGTGTCATCGAGTTGCCAAGATGTTTTTATGGTGGAACCGGTTGGAAAAGTACGAGAAATCGAAGGGAGGAAAACTCAATTGCTCAACTTATTACAAGCG GTCGATGACCGGTACAATCAATGCTTGGACGAGATCCACACAGTGATCTCAGCATTTCACGCTGCCACAGAATTGGATCCAAAGATGCACACTCGCTTCGCACTTCAGACCATCTCGATCCTGTACAAGAACCTCCGGGAGAGGATAAGTAGTCACATTCTCTCGATGGGTGAACGGGAGTGCCTCGATTATCTAGGGGGGTCATCAAGTGAGAGGGAGAGGTCTCTCGAGGCCTCGTTGGTCCAGAGGCAGTGGGCCCTCCAGCAGCTCAAGAGGAAAGACCACCAGCTGTGGAGACCCCAGAGGGGGCTACCGGAGAAGTCGGTCTCAGTCCTTCGAGCTTGGATGTTCCAGAACTTTCTCCACCC ATATCCCAAGGATGCCGAGAAGCATTTACTTGCATTGAAGAGCGGGTTGACAAGAAGTCAG GTATCTAACTGGTTCATAAATGCTCGAGTACGACTCTGGAAGCCCATGATCGAGGAGATGTATGCAGAACTGAACAGAAGGAAGGCTCACCGTGGGGATGAGGAGGAGCGAGCCGAGATCTTTAATCGGAGCTGCAGTAGCATTAGCAGTAGAAGATTCCGCATAAATTAG
- the LOC116188404 gene encoding protein NDL2 — MADSSDSVSVDMDTYSPRGKEHLVKTSYGLVSVAVYGEPDKPALVTYPDLALNYMSCFQGLFYCPEAYSLLLHNFCIYHISPPGHELGAATVASDVPVLSTNDLADQVAEVLNFFGLGAVMCMGVTAGAYILTLFAMKYKHRVIGLILVSPLCQPPSWTEWLYNKVMSNLLYFYGMCTMVKELLLKRYFSKELRGCAQVPESDIVQACRRLLDERQSSNVWRFLEAINGRPDITEGLRKLQCRTLIFVGDNSPFHSEAIHMTSHLDRRFTALVEVQACGSMVTEEQPHAMLIPLEYFLMGYGLYRPPKLSVSPRSPLTLSCISPELLSPESMGLKLKPIKTRVSLEV; from the exons ATGGCGGATTCGAGCGATTCAGTGTCAGTGGATATGGACACGTACTCTCCTCGGGGAAAG GAGCACCTAGTGAAAACTTCATATGGACTCGTGTCGGTTGCTGTGTACGGAGAGCCCGACAAGCCGGCCCTTGTAACATACCCAGATTTAGCTCTCAACT ATATGTCTTGTTTCCAAGGATTATTTTATTGCCCAGAAGCATATTCTTTACTGCTCCATAACTTCTGCATATATCACATCAGCCCTCCTGGACATGAG TTGGGAGCTGCTACCGTTGCCTCAGATGTTCCTGTTCTCTCCACTAATGACTTGGCGGATCAGGTTGCTGAGGTTCTCAACTTCTTTGG GCTAGGAGCTGTTATGTGTATGGGGGTCACAGCTGGAGCTTACATCCTCACTCTGTTTGCT ATGAAATACAAGCATCGTGTGATTGGTCTGATACTTGTGTCTCCTCTATGCCAACCACCGTCATGGACAGAATGGTTATACAATAAG GTCATGTCGAATTTACTTTACTTCTATGGCATGTGCACAATGGTCAAAGAGTTACTGCTGAAGCGTTATTTCAGTAAG GAGCTTCGTGGGTGTGCTCAAGTACCTGAGTCTGACATAGTTCAGGCGTGCAGAAGG CTGCTGGATGAAAGGCAGAGTTCAAATGTTTGGCGGTTTCTTGAGGCAATTAATGG GAGGCCCGACATTACTGAAGGATTAAGAAAACTACAATGTCGAACTCTGATATTCGTAGGAGATAACTCGCCATTCCATTCGGAGGCTATCCACATGACTTCACATCTTGATAGGAGGTTCACGGCCTTGGTAGAG GTTCAGGCATGTGGCTCGATGGTGACGGAGGAGCAGCCTCATGCTATGTTGATACCGTTAGAGTACTTCCTCATGGGATATGGCTTATACCGGCCTCCGAAGTTGAGTGTCAGCCCCAGGAGCCCCTTGACTTTATCTTGCATTTCACCCGAGCTACTTTCGCCCGAAAGCATGGGCTTGAAGTTGAAACCTATCAAAACCCGAGTTTCGCTCGAAGTATAG